One region of Bradyrhizobium betae genomic DNA includes:
- a CDS encoding lytic transglycosylase domain-containing protein, translating into MNQCLRSLACVVAVAAMALLPAELAAKSSHKSSASKKTHEAKAGKQRHAAAKSRHGKHAEAKRKSKSDDEASDKPAAPPLTGDLAALKDAIDLARKGKTDEASAARERIADPAGQKLADWFMLRHSESTANFKRYAAFLAANPDWPSRALLRRRAEARLWQEKSDAAIVHKFTMDRPTSAKGKFALARVLLAEGDSDRAARLVREAWRTDELSERSEEDSYEAFRDLLTADDHRARMDKRLGAKDYAGARRAAKRLGEDALAIVKACAAVTGKASKAKDYLEDVSTEARRDLGYVLCRAQWHLQNDRIDDAAEVILAAAPDTMAAQDTDAWWRERRLLARKLLDQGKSKTAYDVVRTAAVPAMEVYRVDHHFMCGWIALRYLDDPRTALAHFAAIDEGSTNPLALSRAHYWRGRAAEAMNAAADARQSYQAAARYPTAYYGQLARAKLGLDRIELRPPSPVLAAADTPPSDERVRAAEMLYGIGERDMVFTYAEDFARESTDVAALEALGELASRRNDARVMLEVGKSALARGLALDHYAFPTIGIPEHKQVAPAIETSVIYSVARTESSFDQRDKSPANAVGLMQVTPEAGRDTAKRFGLTYDWDKMVSDPVYNTQMGAAELSALLSEYRGNQIMTFAGYNAGRGRVREWVQARGDPRDPKIDPVDWVERIPLSETRNYVQRVIENVLVYRARFEGSGAVAGKSDQRVVTKDAAAVAAPVE; encoded by the coding sequence ATGAACCAGTGCCTACGCTCGCTCGCGTGTGTCGTTGCCGTGGCCGCGATGGCCCTCCTTCCCGCCGAGCTGGCGGCTAAGAGCAGTCACAAATCGTCCGCGTCGAAGAAGACGCATGAGGCGAAAGCAGGCAAGCAGCGTCACGCTGCGGCGAAGTCGCGCCACGGCAAGCACGCCGAAGCCAAACGCAAGTCGAAGAGCGACGACGAGGCCTCGGACAAGCCGGCGGCGCCGCCGCTCACCGGCGATCTCGCCGCGCTGAAGGACGCGATCGATCTAGCGCGCAAGGGCAAGACCGATGAGGCGAGCGCGGCGCGCGAGCGCATTGCCGATCCCGCCGGGCAGAAGCTGGCCGACTGGTTCATGCTGCGCCATTCCGAGAGCACCGCGAATTTCAAGCGCTACGCCGCCTTCCTCGCCGCCAATCCGGACTGGCCGAGCCGCGCCCTGCTCCGCCGCCGCGCCGAGGCGCGGCTGTGGCAGGAGAAGAGCGATGCGGCCATCGTGCACAAATTCACCATGGACCGGCCGACCAGCGCCAAGGGCAAGTTCGCGCTCGCCCGCGTGCTACTCGCTGAAGGCGACAGCGACAGAGCCGCGCGTCTCGTCCGCGAGGCCTGGCGCACCGACGAGTTGTCGGAACGCAGCGAGGAGGATTCTTACGAAGCGTTCCGCGATCTGCTGACTGCAGACGACCATCGCGCCCGCATGGACAAGCGCCTTGGCGCCAAGGACTATGCCGGTGCGCGGCGCGCCGCCAAGCGCCTCGGCGAGGATGCGCTTGCGATCGTGAAGGCCTGCGCCGCTGTCACCGGCAAGGCCAGCAAAGCCAAGGACTATCTCGAGGACGTCTCGACCGAAGCGCGCCGCGATCTCGGCTATGTTCTCTGCCGCGCGCAATGGCATCTCCAGAACGACCGCATCGACGACGCAGCCGAGGTGATTTTGGCCGCCGCGCCCGACACGATGGCGGCGCAGGACACCGACGCCTGGTGGCGCGAGCGGCGCCTGCTCGCGCGCAAGTTGCTCGACCAGGGCAAGTCGAAAACCGCCTACGACGTGGTTCGCACGGCGGCCGTCCCGGCCATGGAAGTCTACCGGGTCGACCATCATTTCATGTGCGGCTGGATCGCGCTGCGCTATCTCGACGATCCCAGGACGGCGCTGGCTCACTTCGCCGCCATCGACGAAGGCTCCACCAATCCGCTCGCGCTGTCGCGTGCGCATTACTGGCGCGGCCGCGCCGCCGAGGCGATGAATGCAGCGGCAGACGCGCGCCAGAGCTATCAGGCCGCGGCGCGCTATCCGACCGCCTATTACGGCCAGCTGGCCCGCGCGAAGCTCGGCCTCGACCGCATCGAGCTTCGTCCGCCCTCGCCCGTGCTGGCCGCAGCCGACACCCCGCCCTCGGACGAGCGCGTGCGCGCCGCCGAGATGCTCTACGGCATCGGCGAGCGCGACATGGTGTTCACCTACGCCGAGGACTTCGCCAGGGAGAGCACCGACGTTGCGGCGCTGGAGGCGCTCGGCGAACTCGCCAGCCGTCGCAACGATGCGCGCGTGATGCTGGAGGTCGGCAAGTCGGCGCTGGCGCGCGGGCTCGCGCTCGACCACTACGCCTTCCCGACCATCGGCATCCCCGAGCACAAGCAGGTCGCGCCCGCGATCGAGACCAGCGTGATCTATTCGGTAGCGCGCACCGAGAGCTCGTTCGACCAGCGCGACAAGTCGCCCGCCAACGCCGTCGGCCTGATGCAGGTGACGCCGGAAGCGGGCCGCGACACCGCGAAGCGCTTCGGCCTGACCTATGACTGGGACAAGATGGTCTCCGATCCCGTCTACAACACGCAGATGGGCGCGGCCGAGCTCAGCGCGCTGCTGTCGGAATATCGCGGCAACCAGATCATGACCTTCGCCGGCTACAATGCCGGCCGCGGACGTGTCCGCGAATGGGTGCAGGCGCGAGGCGACCCACGTGATCCCAAAATCGATCCGGTCGACTGGGTCGAGCGGATTCCACTGTCGGAGACGCGCAACTACGTCCAGCGCGTGATCGAGAACGTGCTGGTCTACCGCGCGCGGTTCGAGGGCAGCGGCGCGGTCGCCGGCAAGAGCGACCAGCGCGTGGTGACGAAGGATGCCGCTGCGGTGGCGGCGCCCGTAGAATAA
- a CDS encoding threonine synthase produces the protein MHDNDNLTIERPTFVTHLECAMEGDHYAADQVHNLSKAGKPLLVRYDLAGVKTALTKDALAQRPADMWRYRELLPVRKCQDIVSLGEVTTPLIRLPKLGKKLGGGEIIVKDEGRLPTGSFKARGLVMAVSMGKALGIKHMAMPTNGNAGAALAAYATSCGIKTTIFCPADTPEVNVSEIELQGATVYRVNGYIDDCGKIVGEGKAKVGWFDTSTLKEPYRIEGKKTMGLELAEQLGWDVPDVIFYPTGGGTGLIGMWKAFDELEKIGFIGSKRPRMVAVQASGCAPMVRAYEAGTEHATRWEDAHTIASGIRVPQAIGDFLILRAVRQSKGFAIAVDDDKISAALNEVAREEGLLLCPEGAATYAAYKDSLADGRVSKTDRVMLFNCAIGLKYPLPPVTRTLDRHKPIDYAQF, from the coding sequence ATGCACGACAACGACAATCTCACCATCGAACGCCCGACCTTCGTCACCCATCTTGAATGCGCGATGGAGGGCGATCATTACGCCGCTGATCAGGTCCACAATCTCTCCAAGGCCGGCAAGCCGCTCTTGGTGCGCTACGACCTCGCCGGCGTGAAGACCGCGCTGACCAAGGACGCGCTGGCACAGCGTCCCGCCGACATGTGGCGCTACCGCGAACTGCTGCCGGTGCGCAAATGCCAGGACATCGTCTCGCTCGGTGAAGTCACCACGCCGCTGATCCGGCTGCCCAAGCTCGGCAAGAAGCTCGGCGGCGGTGAGATCATCGTCAAGGACGAGGGACGGCTGCCGACCGGCTCGTTCAAGGCACGCGGCCTCGTGATGGCGGTGTCGATGGGCAAGGCGCTCGGCATCAAGCATATGGCGATGCCGACCAACGGCAATGCCGGCGCGGCGCTCGCGGCCTACGCGACCTCGTGCGGCATCAAGACCACGATCTTCTGCCCGGCGGATACGCCTGAGGTGAATGTCAGCGAGATCGAGCTGCAGGGCGCGACCGTCTACCGCGTCAACGGCTATATCGACGATTGCGGCAAGATCGTCGGCGAGGGCAAGGCCAAGGTCGGCTGGTTCGACACATCGACGCTGAAGGAGCCGTATCGCATCGAAGGCAAGAAGACGATGGGCCTGGAGCTCGCCGAGCAGCTCGGCTGGGACGTGCCCGACGTGATCTTCTATCCGACCGGCGGCGGCACCGGCCTGATCGGCATGTGGAAGGCTTTCGACGAGCTGGAGAAGATCGGCTTCATCGGCAGCAAGCGTCCGCGCATGGTTGCGGTGCAGGCCTCCGGTTGCGCGCCGATGGTGCGCGCCTATGAGGCCGGCACCGAGCATGCGACGCGCTGGGAAGACGCTCACACCATCGCGTCGGGCATCCGCGTGCCGCAGGCGATCGGCGACTTTCTGATTTTGCGCGCGGTGCGGCAGAGCAAGGGCTTTGCGATAGCGGTCGACGACGACAAGATCTCGGCCGCGCTGAACGAGGTGGCGCGCGAGGAGGGGCTGCTGCTGTGCCCCGAGGGCGCCGCGACCTACGCCGCCTACAAGGACAGCCTCGCCGACGGCCGCGTCAGCAAGACCGATCGCGTGATGCTGTTCAACTGTGCCATCGGCCTGAAATATCCGCTGCCGCCGGTCACCCGTACCCTCGATCGCCACAAGCCGATCGACTACGCGCAGTTCTGA
- a CDS encoding tripartite tricarboxylate transporter substrate binding protein BugD produces MKKAAWAALIGIVVFTGAARADDYPSHPITVIVPFAAGGPSDAMARVLAERMRTSLGQPLVIENVTGAGGSIGVGRAVQSAPDGYTVSFGHLGTHVANGAVYKLKYDLVADLEPVVLLPSNPMIVVSKTAVPATSLKELIEWLKSRPSPPTAGTAGAGSGSHIAGVYFESVSGIKLQYVPYRGTAPALNDLIAGQIDVIVDQTSNSITQVRAGTIRAYAITDDKRLASAPEIPTAGEAGLKGFNMTLWSGLWVPKGTPKEIVTRLNAAAVEALNDPAVRKQLESQGLEMTPQDQLTPEALGARQKAEIAKWWPIIKAANIKVE; encoded by the coding sequence ATGAAGAAGGCCGCCTGGGCTGCGCTGATCGGCATTGTCGTGTTCACCGGCGCCGCGCGCGCCGACGACTATCCCTCACATCCCATCACCGTCATCGTGCCGTTCGCGGCCGGTGGTCCGTCCGATGCGATGGCGCGCGTGCTGGCCGAGCGGATGCGGACGTCGCTCGGCCAGCCGCTGGTGATCGAAAACGTTACCGGCGCGGGCGGCTCCATCGGCGTCGGCCGCGCCGTGCAGTCGGCGCCGGACGGCTACACTGTCTCGTTCGGCCATCTCGGCACCCACGTTGCCAACGGCGCCGTCTACAAGCTCAAATACGATCTCGTCGCCGATCTCGAACCGGTGGTGCTGCTGCCCAGCAACCCCATGATCGTCGTCAGCAAGACCGCAGTGCCCGCGACCTCGCTGAAAGAGTTGATCGAATGGCTGAAGTCGCGGCCGTCGCCGCCGACCGCGGGCACGGCCGGCGCAGGCTCCGGCAGCCACATCGCCGGCGTCTATTTCGAGAGCGTGTCCGGCATCAAGCTGCAATACGTGCCGTACCGTGGCACTGCGCCCGCGCTGAACGATCTCATCGCAGGCCAGATCGACGTCATCGTCGACCAGACCTCGAACTCCATCACCCAGGTCCGCGCCGGCACCATCCGCGCCTACGCCATCACCGACGACAAGCGCCTCGCCTCGGCGCCCGAGATTCCGACCGCGGGGGAGGCGGGGCTCAAGGGCTTCAACATGACGCTGTGGTCTGGCCTGTGGGTGCCGAAGGGCACGCCGAAGGAGATCGTCACCAGGCTCAACGCCGCAGCCGTGGAGGCGCTGAACGATCCCGCCGTGAGGAAGCAGCTCGAAAGCCAGGGCCTCGAGATGACGCCGCAGGATCAACTCACGCCCGAAGCGCTCGGTGCGCGCCAGAAGGCCGAGATCGCCAAATGGTGGCCGATCATCAAGGCGGCGAACATCAAGGTGGAGTGA